One Tepidanaerobacter syntrophicus DNA segment encodes these proteins:
- a CDS encoding PTS sugar transporter subunit IIA — MQEVKLIDPSLIMLNVEATEKEEVITLMAKKLISEGYVKSSYLNAILQREKEYPTGLPTNGVGVAIPHTDIEHVIKPGIAVATLKNPVKFNVMGNPDEEVDVKLIFMLAITDPNTQINLLKKLVDIFQKKRFLIKLISIENKEEFAKELNSAISNATDELNNNINSI; from the coding sequence ATGCAGGAAGTAAAATTAATCGATCCATCGCTTATTATGCTAAACGTTGAAGCAACTGAAAAAGAAGAAGTAATAACATTAATGGCAAAAAAGCTTATTTCAGAAGGATATGTAAAAAGCAGTTATTTAAACGCTATTTTGCAAAGAGAAAAAGAATACCCCACAGGACTGCCAACTAATGGAGTAGGCGTAGCTATTCCACATACCGATATAGAACATGTAATAAAACCAGGAATTGCAGTTGCGACCTTAAAGAACCCGGTAAAATTTAATGTAATGGGAAATCCAGACGAAGAAGTTGATGTAAAGCTTATTTTTATGCTAGCAATTACTGATCCAAACACCCAAATTAATTTACTTAAAAAATTAGTAGATATTTTTCAAAAAAAACGATTTTTGATTAAACTAATAAGCATTGAAAATAAAGAAGAATTTGCCAAAGAATTGAATTCTGCAATTAGCAATGCAACAGATGAGTTAAATAATAATATAAATTCTATATAG
- a CDS encoding PTS sugar transporter subunit IIB, with product MKSKKIVIACGTGIATSTVVAEKVEEACRKEGIKADISQCKVTELNSYSNGADLIISTTFVSGNYDVPVISGLPFITGVGEEETIKKIIDELKK from the coding sequence ATGAAAAGTAAAAAGATAGTAATTGCGTGTGGCACAGGGATAGCTACATCTACAGTAGTTGCTGAAAAAGTTGAAGAGGCATGTAGAAAGGAGGGAATTAAGGCAGATATATCGCAATGTAAAGTTACAGAATTAAACAGTTATTCTAATGGAGCAGATCTTATAATATCAACAACATTTGTAAGCGGTAATTATGATGTTCCTGTCATTAGTGGTTTGCCTTTTATAACAGGGGTAGGAGAAGAAGAAACTATAAAAAAAATTATAGACGAACTAAAAAAGTAA